DNA from Nitrososphaerota archaeon:
GAGCTTCACAGAGATGAGATAAGACAGGCGAGTTATGTTGCCTGCCCAGGGTGTATGGCAGTTACTTCAATACTCGCTTTAGCGCCGTTTATCAAAGCAGACCTTATAGATAGGAAGCATATTGTGGTCGATTCAAAGATAGGCTCGTCTGGTGGTGGTACGAAGCCGAGCTTAGGCACGCATCACGCTGAGAGGTATGGTGTGATCAGACCGTATAAGCCTGTTGGGCATAGACATACGGCTGAGATAGAGCAGGAGTTGAGCCTGCTTGCGAACGAGAAGGTTACGATATCGATGTCTCCTCACGCAGTAAACATCGTTAGAGGGATATTGTGCACTATACACACCTACCCTAAGAAGCCGATAACAGCGCCAGAGGTTTGGAGGACTCTCAGAGGCTTCTATAGAGAGGAGCCTTTCATAAGATTTGTTAGAGATAGGAAGGGGCTTTACCGATACCCAGATCCGAAGATCGTGGTCGGGTCGAACTTCTGTGATATTGGGTTTGAGGTGGATGAGCACGCGAACAGGCTTGTTCTGCTCTCAGCGACAGACAACTTGATCAAGGGTGCGGCTGGCTCTGCAGTGCAGTGTATGAATGTGATGCTCGGGTTTGATGAGCGGATGGGTCTAAATGTAGGTGGCTTACATCCGGTGTGAGAGAAGGATGCTGATCGTAATCAAAGTCGGGGGGAGCATATTAGGAGAAGGTGTACATCCAAATATTTTGGATGATCTGAAAGCGGTCGCCTACACAAACAAAGTAATCCTAGTGCACGGTGGCGGAAAAGAAGTGACAGAGGTCGCTGAGAAACTCGGTAAAGAGCAGAAGTTCGTGGTCTCGCCCGAGGGGATAAGAAGCAGGTACACAGACTGGGAGACCGTAGTGATCTATAATATGGTTATGTCGGGTAAGATGAATAAAGAGATAGTCACCACGCTTCAGCGCGTAGGCATACCGGCAGTAGGGTTATCCGGGGTAGACGGTGGGTTGATAAGAGCGGAGCGTAAGAAGAAACTCATTATAGTAGATGAGAGGGGAAGGAAGAGGATTATAGACGGAGGCTACACAGGGAAAATAAAAGGCGTGGACGCTGCGCTGCTAAACCTACTGCTCGAAAAAAATTACCTACCCGTCATCTCACCAGTGGCGTTAGGAGATGAGTACGAATTCCTTAATGTCGACGGCGATAGAGCCGCTGCATACATTGCTGGCGGCGTAAAGGCTGATAAAGCGATCTTCCTAACCGATGTCAAAGGGCTCATACTGGAAGGCAAGCTCGTTGAGAAGATTTCAGCAGCCGAAGCTAAGAACCTCTTACCAAAGATAGGGTTCGGGATGGAGAAGAAGGTCTTAGCAGCGTTAGAAGCTCTGCAAATGGGTGTAAAAGAATGCGTAATCGCCTCAGGTCTCTCAGAGAACCCGATCTCAACGGCGTTAAAAGGCGAGGGATGTACGGTGATCTACGGTGAATGAAGCAAGCATATTTGCGACCGAAGACCGATACTTCGCACCAGTATATCAGAAGTATCCCGTGGCTATAGTTAGAGGTGAGGGTGCTAAGCTCTGGGATGCTTCTGGTAGAGAGTACATAGATTTTATGGGAGGGTATGGTGTAGCGGTAGTAGGGCACTGTAACCCCTATGTCGTAGAGGCTATTAAGAGGCAAGCCTCTAGGCTAATAACCTGCCACGGCTCACTTTATAACGACGCTAGAGCCGAGTTCCTAGAGGAGCTCGCCTCGATAAGCCCAGATGGTTTGACGAAGATCTATCTTGGAAACAGCGGAGCTGAAGCGGTCGAATGCGCCATAAAGCTTGCACGCAAAGCCACTTTTAGAAGAGAGATTGTAGCAATGTCAGGGGCCTTCCACGGCAAGACCATAGGTGCACTCTCGGTAACATGGAACCCTAAATATAGGGCATATTTTGAACCCCTCCTCATTGATGTTAGGTTCGTGCCTTTTGGTGATATTCAGAAGGCCTATGAGGCAGTCTCAGATGCAACCGCAGCCATTATAGTTGAGCCCATCCAAGGAGAAAGCGGTATACACCCAGCACCTCGAGGGTACTTGGAGGCTCTTCGCAAGATTGCTGACGAAAAAGGTTGCTTACTCATCTTCGACGAAATCCAGAGCGGTTTGGCTAGAACTGGGAGGATGTGGGCTCACCAACACACTCAAGCCAAGCCCGATATATTGTGCACAGCAAAGGGTTTGGGCGGAGGCTTCCCGCTGAGCGCTACGATAGCGTCAGAGAAGGTTATGTCAGCGTTCAAACCCGGGGACCACACATCAACATTTGGCGGCAACCCCTTGGCTTGTGCAGCTGGCTCAGCAACCGTACGCTACTTGAAGGAGGAGGGGCTTGAGAAGAGGGCTGAGCGGCTCGGCGAGAGGTTGAAGAAGGGTCTTGAAGCACTTAAAGAGGGGCATAAAGTTGTGAGGGAGGTTAGGGGGATGGGGCTTATGCTCGCTATGGAGCTTAGGTTCGAGGTTAAGAATATATTATTATCAGCCCTGAAGAAGGGTCTAATCCTACTCTACTCTGGGAAAAATGTTCTGCGCTTCCTACCACCACTAGTGATAACAGAGGAGGAGATCGACCGAGGGCTGATGGTGCTAGACGAGCTTCTGGCTGAAGAAGACCGAGCTCACTTTCAAGCCCTGTCTTCAGCGTGAACATGCGGTAACCACTCCAAAGGCTTTTAAAATCCGCCACATTACTTTTTGACCGAAAAAATGTTTGACTGCGTGCTCATACACTACGGCGAGATAGCATTAAAGGGGCTCAACAGACCATTCTACGAAAGGAAGCTAGTTGAGAACATAGAGAGGGCGCTCGAAGGTGAAGAATACGCTGATGTGAAGAACATTCACGGCAGACTCATCCTAGAGTTGAATGAAAGGTCCGACGTTAGCCGGATCGAGGAGAGGCTCAAAAGGGTCTTCGGCATAGCGTGGTTCGCATTCTGCCACAGAACAGAAGCCGACAAAGAAAGTATAATAAAATGCGTCGACAAAAACATACCCTTCAACCCCGGGGAGAAGGTAAAGGTATCTACTAACAGAGCCGACAAAACCCTACCCTTCACATCCATCGATCTAAATAGGGAACTTGGAGCACACCTAGTAAACACATTTAACGTTAAAGTGTCGTTAAAGGTGCCTGAAAAGGAGGTCTTTGTCGAAATAGCGGATGGCGAAGCATACATCCACACACAGAAAATAAAGGGGTTGTGTGGTCTCCCAGTAGGTGCATCTGGCAAGGTTCTGCACCTTCTATCTGGTGGCATAGATTCGCCTGTTGCTGCTTGGCTGCTTATGAAGCGGGGCTGTGAAGTAGACTACCTCCACTTTCACGCCTTCCAAAGATTTGATGAAAGGTGGAACGCTAAGATCCTTAATCTTGTTAAGGTGTTGAACCGCTACTCCTTCTCAGCACGAATCTTCTTTGTATCCTTCTCACCCTTTGAGATAGAAGCTATGAAGGTGCCTCTCAAATACAGGCTGATCTTATTCAGAAGGTATATGGTGAGGGTTGGTGAAAAGATCGCCAGCAAATACGGCATAGCAGCATTAAGTAGCGGCGAAAACCTCGCGCAGGTCTCTTCGCAAACACTTGAAAACCTGTCAGTGATAGAGCGCGCGGTCTCCACACCCATACTCAGACCCCTCTTGACGTATGATAAGAATGAAACCGTCAACTTGGCGAAGCAGATTGGAACATTTGAGCTCTCCATAAGGCCCTACAAAGACTGCTGCTCGCTCTTCGTAGCGAAGCATCCAGTAACGAAGGCTAGGCTTGAGGATGTTAAGAGGATAGAAGGCGAGATGAACCTTGATGAAGCCGTAAACACAAGTGTTGAGAAGGCTGAAGTGGTGGAGGTTAAAGAAGCACTATAGGCAGCGAATGCTACCCAAAATTTAAGAATTTATATGTAGGGTAGTGATGAGGATAAAGGGTAGTGTATAGTGGGTTGGACGATATAGACCAAAAGATCATCGAAATCTTGAAGAGGGATTCGAGAACACCATATGTGAAGATAGGTCAAGAGGTTGGTCTGTCCGAAGCTGCGGTTAGAAGGAGAGTGCAGAACCTTATTCAGTCGGGCGTTATCAAAAGGTTCACGATCGAGGTCGAAACTGGTGGTGCCAACGCCATAACCCTCTTAACAGTTTCTTCAGCCACACCCACCCAGAAGGTATCTGAGAGGCTCAAAGAGTTAAAGAATGTCGAAGTAGTTCACGAAATCACAGGTCAGTTCGATATAGCCGTCTTCATATCAGCATCTAACATCGCAGAGATAAACAGATGTATAGACGAAATACGCAAAATAGAGGGGGTAATGACGACAAATACCGTCATAGTTCTGCGTACTATCCGATGAAAATCATACGAAAAACAATATATATAAAGCCGAAGTAGGCTGGTTAGGCGCATCACTAAATGAGCAACAAAAAGGTGGATGTTGACGATCTACTTGCTGAGGCTGCTCTTGGCTATTCTAACCTATACAACAATCCGCCTAAAGACTCTAGGAGGATCCGCCTACTCGACTCAACGCTTAGGGAAGGTGAGCAGGCTCCGGGGGTAACTTTTACTCATAGGCAGAGGCTGCAGATCGCCTGGATGCTCGACTATTTTGGTGTAGATGCTATAGAGATCAGCCCGATTATTTCGCCTGATCACCTGCGTTCAACGAAGGAGATCATCCACGCTGGTTTAGAGGCTGATATAGTTGCTCACATTCGCGCCTTAAAGTCTGATATCGATGAAGCATTAAAGTGTGATGCTGAATGGATAGCTATGTACCACTCCGCCTCAGACATACATCTCGACTACAAGCTTAGGGTTTCGAGGGAGGAGGCGATAAGGAGGTCTGTGGAAGCGGTAGAGTATGCTAAGAGCCACGGGTTAAAGATGAGGTTCACACTAGAGGATGCGAGTAGGGCTGAGCCAGATTTCCTAAAGTGTTTCGCCAAGAGCGTAGCTGAAGCCGGGGCTACGAGAATAGGCTTGCCAGACACGGTAGGAGCTTTACGCCCGCAAGGGATGTTTAATATGGTTAAGACGGTCGCAGAGGTGGTTCGCAAACCTATTGATGTTCACTGCCATAATGACCTAGGTTTGGCTCTAGCGAATTCTTTGGCTGGTGTAGAGGCTGGTGCTGATCAGATACACGTCACAATAAACGGGTTAGGTGAAAGGGTGGGCATAACTCCATTGGCTGAAGCGGCTATTGCGCTCAAGATCTTCTATGGCGCTAAACTGGATGTGCGGTTGAATATGTTAACCGAGCTATCTCAACTCGTCGAAGCATATACTGGCATAAAGACGCACACCATGGCGCCTCTAGTAGGGGTGAATGCATACAAGCATAAAGCGGGAACACACGTTGCAGCTGTCTTAAGAGCCCGCTCTGCATACGAACTCATCCCACCGAAAGTAGTTGGTAACAGAAGGCGTATAATTATTGGTGAGCTCTCTGGGAAGAACGAAGCCGCCTTTCTCCTCAAGCTACTAGGGTTGCAGCCTGATGAGGTAACAGCCTCTACTGCTGCACGTGGTCTTAAGGACCTAAGGTGCGGAGACCTATTTGAAGTTGAGTTGACCGATGAGATGGAGAAGCTTATTCTGGAGTTAGACGAAGCAATTAATAAGGAGCGATCCTAATCTTAGGTGGTGAAGAGTTTGAAGTGCCTCGAATGTGATGCGACGATAAAGCTTCCGAGCGATGTGCTAGAGGGCGAAATAGTAACCTGCCAAGACTGCGGCGCCTCTTACGAAGTCTATAAGAATGAGAAGGGGGAAATCGACATAAGACCAGCTAAAGTGGAAGGGGAAGACTGGGGAGAATAGAGTATCGGGATCACCCTATGCCAACAATCACAATGCTCTACGACACGGCAAGATGGGAGGAGAAGGCACTTATCGAAGCTGCCAAACGTAAGGATGTACCCCTCAAACCAATAGAGTGTAAAGATCAATACTACGATCTGGCCAGGATTGACAGATCGGAGTATGGAGATATCGTGCTTCAGAGGTGTGTCAGCTACTTCAGAAGCCTACACCTAACGGCGCTGCTTGAGGCACACGGCATAAAGGTTGTTAACGGGCTGCACGAAGCCATAACAGCTGGCAACAAGCTCTTCACAACTTTAGCGCTGATAAAAGCTGGTGTCCCAACCCCCAGAACGATGCTAGCCTTTACACCAGAAGGCTCTTTAGCTGCTTTAGAGGAGCTTGGTTACCCGGCTGTGATCAAGCCTGTAATAGGGAGCTGGGGTAGGTTGCTCGCTTTGGTCAACGATAAGGAGGCTGCTGAGGCTGTGCTAGAGGATCGTGAGCACATGTTTCCCCTTTACCAAGTCTATTATCTGCAGGAGAAGGTGAACAGACCGCCTCGAGATATTCGCGCATTCGTAATCGGAGACAGAGTAGTCGCAGCCATTTACCGTGTCTCACCGGAGGGGAGTTGGCGAACCAATACATCAAGAGGTGGGAAGGCTGTGAACTGCCCAGTAACTAAAGAAGTCGAGGATATATGCTTAAGGGCTGCACGCGCAATAGGTGAAGGAATATTCGGTGTTGACTGCATGGAGACTCCTGACGGTCTTGTGGTGCACGAGGTTAACAACACAACAGAATTCAGAAACAGCGTACCAGCAACAGGTGTGGACATACCAGGCTATATTATAGAGTATCTCGTAGAGAAGACTAAGAGATGCTAAGCTACGAGGTAGGCTTCCTCGCTGAGATGCTGAGGATCTACTCCCCCTCAAGGGCTGAGCGTGAGCTAGCCCTATTTCTAAAGGAGAGCATGAGTAGAGACTTAGGCTTCAGAAACGTGACGATAGATGAGGTAAATAACGTTGTGGGCGAGGTGGGTTCAGGTAGCCCAAAACTCCTCCTCTGTGGGCATATGGATACTGTGCCCGGCTACCAGCCTACACGTATATCAAAAGGCTTCATATATGGTAGAGGCGCTTGTGACGCCAAATCATCTTTAGCAGCCATGATATTGGCTGCATCAAGATTCGTTGATC
Protein-coding regions in this window:
- a CDS encoding Lrp/AsnC family transcriptional regulator, which translates into the protein MDDIDQKIIEILKRDSRTPYVKIGQEVGLSEAAVRRRVQNLIQSGVIKRFTIEVETGGANAITLLTVSSATPTQKVSERLKELKNVEVVHEITGQFDIAVFISASNIAEINRCIDEIRKIEGVMTTNTVIVLRTIR
- a CDS encoding aspartate aminotransferase family protein; protein product: MFATEDRYFAPVYQKYPVAIVRGEGAKLWDASGREYIDFMGGYGVAVVGHCNPYVVEAIKRQASRLITCHGSLYNDARAEFLEELASISPDGLTKIYLGNSGAEAVECAIKLARKATFRREIVAMSGAFHGKTIGALSVTWNPKYRAYFEPLLIDVRFVPFGDIQKAYEAVSDATAAIIVEPIQGESGIHPAPRGYLEALRKIADEKGCLLIFDEIQSGLARTGRMWAHQHTQAKPDILCTAKGLGGGFPLSATIASEKVMSAFKPGDHTSTFGGNPLACAAGSATVRYLKEEGLEKRAERLGERLKKGLEALKEGHKVVREVRGMGLMLAMELRFEVKNILLSALKKGLILLYSGKNVLRFLPPLVITEEEIDRGLMVLDELLAEEDRAHFQALSSA
- the thiI gene encoding tRNA 4-thiouridine(8) synthase ThiI, translated to MTEKMFDCVLIHYGEIALKGLNRPFYERKLVENIERALEGEEYADVKNIHGRLILELNERSDVSRIEERLKRVFGIAWFAFCHRTEADKESIIKCVDKNIPFNPGEKVKVSTNRADKTLPFTSIDLNRELGAHLVNTFNVKVSLKVPEKEVFVEIADGEAYIHTQKIKGLCGLPVGASGKVLHLLSGGIDSPVAAWLLMKRGCEVDYLHFHAFQRFDERWNAKILNLVKVLNRYSFSARIFFVSFSPFEIEAMKVPLKYRLILFRRYMVRVGEKIASKYGIAALSSGENLAQVSSQTLENLSVIERAVSTPILRPLLTYDKNETVNLAKQIGTFELSIRPYKDCCSLFVAKHPVTKARLEDVKRIEGEMNLDEAVNTSVEKAEVVEVKEAL
- a CDS encoding [LysW]-aminoadipate/[LysW]-glutamate kinase, with amino-acid sequence MIVIKVGGSILGEGVHPNILDDLKAVAYTNKVILVHGGGKEVTEVAEKLGKEQKFVVSPEGIRSRYTDWETVVIYNMVMSGKMNKEIVTTLQRVGIPAVGLSGVDGGLIRAERKKKLIIVDERGRKRIIDGGYTGKIKGVDAALLNLLLEKNYLPVISPVALGDEYEFLNVDGDRAAAYIAGGVKADKAIFLTDVKGLILEGKLVEKISAAEAKNLLPKIGFGMEKKVLAALEALQMGVKECVIASGLSENPISTALKGEGCTVIYGE
- a CDS encoding lysine biosynthesis protein LysW, which gives rise to MKCLECDATIKLPSDVLEGEIVTCQDCGASYEVYKNEKGEIDIRPAKVEGEDWGE
- the lysX gene encoding lysine biosynthesis protein LysX; translated protein: MPTITMLYDTARWEEKALIEAAKRKDVPLKPIECKDQYYDLARIDRSEYGDIVLQRCVSYFRSLHLTALLEAHGIKVVNGLHEAITAGNKLFTTLALIKAGVPTPRTMLAFTPEGSLAALEELGYPAVIKPVIGSWGRLLALVNDKEAAEAVLEDREHMFPLYQVYYLQEKVNRPPRDIRAFVIGDRVVAAIYRVSPEGSWRTNTSRGGKAVNCPVTKEVEDICLRAARAIGEGIFGVDCMETPDGLVVHEVNNTTEFRNSVPATGVDIPGYIIEYLVEKTKRC
- the argC gene encoding N-acetyl-gamma-glutamyl-phosphate reductase; translated protein: ELHRDEIRQASYVACPGCMAVTSILALAPFIKADLIDRKHIVVDSKIGSSGGGTKPSLGTHHAERYGVIRPYKPVGHRHTAEIEQELSLLANEKVTISMSPHAVNIVRGILCTIHTYPKKPITAPEVWRTLRGFYREEPFIRFVRDRKGLYRYPDPKIVVGSNFCDIGFEVDEHANRLVLLSATDNLIKGAAGSAVQCMNVMLGFDERMGLNVGGLHPV
- a CDS encoding 2-isopropylmalate synthase; this encodes MSNKKVDVDDLLAEAALGYSNLYNNPPKDSRRIRLLDSTLREGEQAPGVTFTHRQRLQIAWMLDYFGVDAIEISPIISPDHLRSTKEIIHAGLEADIVAHIRALKSDIDEALKCDAEWIAMYHSASDIHLDYKLRVSREEAIRRSVEAVEYAKSHGLKMRFTLEDASRAEPDFLKCFAKSVAEAGATRIGLPDTVGALRPQGMFNMVKTVAEVVRKPIDVHCHNDLGLALANSLAGVEAGADQIHVTINGLGERVGITPLAEAAIALKIFYGAKLDVRLNMLTELSQLVEAYTGIKTHTMAPLVGVNAYKHKAGTHVAAVLRARSAYELIPPKVVGNRRRIIIGELSGKNEAAFLLKLLGLQPDEVTASTAARGLKDLRCGDLFEVELTDEMEKLILELDEAINKERS